Part of the Solanum pennellii chromosome 10, SPENNV200 genome is shown below.
ATCCCGGTATAATTATAAGATAATGGAAATATTGAAAGAAACGATTAAaatccaaaattaaaaaatctgacataattaattttattagaaaaCAAATCTAACCGACATATGTGCACGTCTACTAATATTCAACTAATAACACAATCTAACAAGTCAAAATATAAGACGCAATATGTCCTTAACCTCGTACattaaatttaactatattattttCCTGATAAAAAAAACAgtagaaaattgaaaattatttcatcatactttaattgaaataaatttagttTCTCATGTATATATGTGATAAATGAAGATATCATAAGCTAAACTATATCATCTATCCTCTTTAAAAGAAACctcacataaatttaaaaaaaattaaacattacaTAAACCGGCTCACTAATCACTACACAATAAGCTAGCTGTCCCCTTTACTTTTACATGTAcccaattgaaataaaataattataataaaaataataaaaaggatgTCCTAAACACAATGAAATAAGAATGTAGTACTCATTTgcaaaaattcatcaaacttaACTCTCTTGTATTCTATTCTCTAAAGTGCCTTTCGAAAATGTTCGACTATTTTGGTTTAATATAAGAGTAACAAAGTACATGATTAATAATTGTAGGATACGACTCAGTAACTTTGAAATGCAACCCCTTAAGTATGGAAGTCGTCAACATTCCTTTGTGCATTCCATTAATTGGAGAGATTGGTCACTTCCCGTGACTTTGCTTTCGTCCCGACCGCCCGCGCCTCCCACCCCGGTCTGATATTTTCTCAAGTAGAGCCGAACTGTTTTTACTTGTATTGGCCGGGTGTAGCCAAACACTTTCGATCAAATGAAAGTATAAGTGTAACATACCAGTGGGCGAGGTCTAGAAACAATGGAAGATTCTTACTCGTGCTCACCATCGAGCAAGgtataaaattattaacttattcttttttaatccTGATCCTTTACGGTTTTAAAGAAACAAAGTTCCAATTTTTTCTCACCGAGAAAAATGACTCAGTTCTCTTTTTCAATAATGAGATacaattgtgttttatttaacattcataataaagtaaaatatatttaattgatgggATTTTGTTGCTTTGTTTTATGTTCATTACAGAGaagaaaaagttttaacttttatacaCTTGGGAGTAGTTTTGTCTACTATATATGATGAGATTCTTGCAGTTTTTcaataatagagaaaaaataattatcttttaagCACTTAATTAGTATAATGTCTTGTCAACTGTTGTGATGTGGTTTTAGGTGTTATGACTAATATACCAAAAGAGATTACACTAAACACGTGGAATTAGTTTTGCTTACGGTGgtattcatttcttttttagatTATCCTTGATATGTATTCCCATGAGTCGAGGTATCTATCAACAACAACTTTTCTATCTCTCAAGTTAGGGGTAAGGTTGCGTAAAACTAATCTGCTGCTGCTATTTTTACATAGATTCATTGCCACCTCAACTACCTTTAATGAGACAACGACGAACCAGAGTGACGAGAACTGGGCCACAGGACAGACGTGAGACGCCTGGAGTGGGGGCGTTACGTGCCATAGGTGGGGCATCAAGATTAACTGGGCAACGAGAAAGAGGTGAGACATCTGCAGCGGGGGCGTCACGAGCTAGACATGAGACGTCTGCTCATGGGCCATTGGGAGATCAACTCAGGTCTTCAAGAGTGTTGAGATCTGCAACTCGCGGTCAATCGTAACATTATGTTTTAACTTGAAAAAGTTATTATCTGGTGTCTTTGCATTTTAGTTTTATGTTTGAATGATTGCAAATTATGTTTTGACTCCTCTTGTTAAGTGAGTGGACATTTGAGGGCGGACTCAATGGTACTTTTTGTTGGTTTTCAAAAACATTTgtgcttttaatttttatcattttcttttctgtTTTTGGCCTTTTTATTGTTTCGTAATGCAAAGTATCATCAACAACCGGCCATGCAGCAAGTCTTTCTCTAGTTATAAGATGAGTGTAACATGAATGACTCTCCCTAATAAAGACTCAACTCACTATTCTATTTGTACTTTATCGTGGGCTTTCGAGCGAGGAAAAAAAGGAGGGAAATTACGTGTGCCGTTTAGGTGATCAGTGGTGCTGCATTATTACACACTAACTTGGGAAAACCACCTGTAAGCTTCAAATACATCTGTTTTGTTGAGAAGCTGGTCTGGTCAAACTTAATACATGCTCAGTCTAGCCTATATATCTAGTCAAAATACTTCCGTGCTTTTAGAAAGATAATAGACATCAACTTGGATAGAAGAGATCAGGCATTTCTGTGACCTgagaaatttaaattatgtgCTATAGGAAAAAAGGAACCAACTAGTTACTGATACAAATCCGCTTCTCTTCAAGAATGtgcaataaaatatcaattacttCATATTTTGTTCAAAAAACTTATAACAGGAGGTTCCGCAACTCTCTATGGAAAAAGGAGCACCAATGTGTTaagttaaataacataaatatccTGATTTCCAGATGTTAAATGCCAATTTGGTATAGTTAAGGTACTGAAATTTTTACTTTCACTAGATTAAGGCATATATGCATCCTAGCATTTAGATTGGGTCATTAAAAGTCTTCTAGTTTAGGTGTTGCGATGCGTTCAATCAATGATTCTCTTGTAAGCTCATAACATTATGGTTTGAGAGTCTTCGATGATTCTGTCATAACATTATGGTCTGAGAAGAGGTCCACTTCCTTGGTGACAAACAATCTACATGTCCTGTTGAAACTTAGAAATGTAAAGGTAAGGGAAGTTTAGGCATGTTAGGAATTAAGTTAACATCATCATCTAGGTGCGCTAAATTTTCACTTTTCATCGATCAATGCTATTTAGTTTATATTGTGGCGCTTAAGCAGTTCtgtattttaaattaaacttaCCTGTTGATGACCAATATATGTTTGTCGCAAGCAAGTTTACCTGCTAGCAAATAAGTGGCATTCTAAAAACGTACATTATCGCTATTACAGAGTTATAATAAGAACGGATTCTACTTAGAATCGCTCTATTCCAAGAGTTAAGGCAAGCATAAATGGAGAAAAAGGTTACAGCAATTTGAAATGTAGTTATTGTGTGAAATCCTGAAAGTTCTTCAGTTAACCTTGCCTGTTGAATGATCAACTCCACCCACTGATCCCAGTCCTCTGGTGTAAATTATTGAATGCTGTGACGTAGAAACTAACACCAAACTGTTGTACATGTGATTACAATCAAAGAAGTTATACAACTTGTTTAAAtctcaaaatccaaaaactaACACATAAATTAGAACGGAATGAGTAAGGTATAGAGAAAGGAAGACAGGGAAAGTGCAACTTACTCACCATGAAGTTATCTGCAGAATAGTTGGAGCCAATATTAATTGTAGCTTGGATTGATGTTTGCAATACCAATAGTGTTCCATAGCTTGAGGTAAGAAATACTTCATTGTCGATCtgatcatattttattttgagatggCAGAAGACTAATCATATGGattcaaatttttcatggaaatatgatgggatgattttctttcaaagttaatttataattcaaattgtGTAATAGATATGAGCTTGATCGTTATGCTCGTCAATGGCAAAGTTGCTTTCTCTGGAAACTTTGCAATAAGCATATCATtgatttcatatataaaatcattCTTTGTTGTTAGGAAGACACTTGAATCCACAGAAGAAGAATTTGCGTAAATTTGTTTACTGATGTTACAACTAAATTTTTTCATCATAGTTGATTTTGAAGCGCGAGTGTGTGTGCATTTCGCCCACCTGGGAGGATGGAAGTCGTTGTAGCGAGAGCTATGCATTCTTTACTTGCTAGTAAAGCACGATATAAGAATGTCTTTAAATTCCGGTTCAGTGTTgtcaaaccaaaataaataagtgtAGTTGAATCAGTAGGAGGTagaatttgataaaattaaatacttgaaataaatagttacAATCCGCACACAGCGtctaagtattttttttctcttatggGGCGATGGTGAAGAGATATCAAACTAGGCACATAAGGGATTAAAATTGAACGGGTGCTAGTGGAGGTTTGAAATTCGTCCAATATCCTTCCAGTTGCAACATCGAAAAAAGACATGCTCTCATATGTATCAACCATCAAAATCTCGTTGGTAAAGCTCATATGTTGGTCACCAAATTCGCCATATATGTCATAAATTGTCACATTAAACTCCAGTTTCCATGAATTTAAGTTTTCCAGATCATTAATATTATGAGCAATATATCCCTTGAACAATATACATCTCGAATCGTGACACAGCTCATTTGTCATCAAACATATCTTTCCTCCTTTTTCCTCTATACTTACATGGTGTGATTCACTTTCTATTGGTACTTCAATCACATAAGATTCTTCCTTAGCAATGTCGAAAGCAACAAGTATTGTTGTATCATAAATACCTCGACTGTAATCAGCACAAGTAGTGTTTGTAGTCCAATATAACGCTCCATTAACACATGCCGGTGACCTAGGACCTGGTTCAAGTGAATCGTCAATCCATTTTAAAGGCCTCCATGAGTGGTCATTTCCGTTAATAGTTGAAATTGAACCTTTAACCATTTCTGATGATTTAGGAGCGTCAAAATCATAGTGACTTTGAAAAATGACCAATTTGTACTGATATGTAATTGGGCAAAATCCAAGCCCAGCTGTAATGTGATCTCCTCTAATTGAAGACCAATATGGATTTGGTGGAGTTGTCACATATTCCATAGTCATTGAATTACAAATGTGAAAACGAGCATGACGTGTACTCCAAAAACACACAAAACCATTCACACAGTTTGCCTTATGAAAGGACATTTGCTCAATACGTGATTCTGATGTATATTCCACAGTGAATAAGTCGTTACAATCATTCATCATCAAGTTTTCGAATGGTTTCTCTAAGAAATTATCATGCCATTCCAAGGAAGAAACAGTGACGGATTTTCCATTACTTGTGGAAATAGCAAGAGCCTTAAGTTGAGAGAATGATGAggatttcttattattattattattgtgttCAAAGTGTGAGTAGGCAAAACTTCCATTGTAGATAATGGAATACCATTTCTTACATACCAACTTTAAATTTTGTACCAAATCTTGACAAGCTACTCTTCCTAATATCTCAATTACCATTTCATTGGGTATATTACAATTCATCATATGTTGCTCatcatcttcttttctcttctttctcttggAGATTTTCATTGCACCTCCTATATATCAATCCAGAATTAGATTAAATAAGTTATACACACATTAAAGGGAACATGCATAAGTAATATCCTAaactatgcccgaaatctcagagacacacttatactataataaggtcctattaccccccttaacttattttataaagaattttatACCCCTTCTCGGCTTACGtcgcactatcttgtgggttcAGCGCGTGttgacaattttttcaattatagtGCCACGTAgtccgaaaaggggtagaaaattatttatagaatAAGTTCGAGGGAGTAATAGGACTTTAGTAAAGTacaagtgtgtctctgaaatttcagaCATAGATTGAGGGGTAGCGTGCATTTTCcttacattaaaaattaataaaatgcaATCAATATAATCTAGCTCTTTAAATTTGAGATGTAGAAATGCAAACATTTAAAATTAGGTTGTAATTAAAAATCATCCGACGTACCTTGCAAACCAAAGTGAAGTCTTTGTAAGAATTTCAACAAAAGATATTTATCTATATTTGCAAGTGAATAATATTTGTAGTGATGTAGACCATAAATATAAATAGGTTTTTGTAACAAAATACACAAGATTTTAGGTAAAGAAAGAATCTATCAATCTCATCAACGCAAATGACTAGGACTTTCCGGACTTTTTCCCAATTAatcacatatttaaaaattgagaAGCTCTAAGTTGGATTACCATTTTacttaatcaaaataaaaattaattaatttattaaatactaatatttttattacatAATCAACCCTATACTGATTTCATCAAATTGCAAAGTCTAACTATAGTAACTAATGGATTCATCTGTTTCAACAGAGCCACTAGGAGAGAAGTATGATGATTGAGCTTcttgttttgttcttttaattGAGTTTCCTTTTTGCAATTGTGAAAGTTAATCTATGTGCTCTGAGAATGACAATACTTTTTGTGTTATATTATATTGGACTACAAACACTAGTTGTGTTGATTATAATCGAGATATTTATGATACAACGACACTTGTTGCTTTCAACATTGTTAAGGAAGAATCCAAGTACCAATAGAAAGTGAAGCACACCATATAAGTATAGAGGAAACATTCTTGTTTATGTAACGCAaactttatttaaattattcaaGGGACAATACAATAATACAAGTAAGAGGCAAAAGGACTCGGATAGAGCATTCGCGGCCTGATAAATTACTAATCATATTCGATAGAAGTTGAATATGATTAAGTAACTAGGGAAATGATACGTACTTTAGAGCGTCAAGTCATACATAAACCAACAGGAAAAAAATTGGTTCGTTCGTCTGGAAGAAGACGTGTAAGACGCTGAGAGCTTCTTGTTTGTAGTGTTTTTCGAAAATATCCTTTCCAAACAAATTGTTTGCTaacatctttttttaaaaaaattcattaaaatatcttttctaTGAAAAGCAGACTATGTTGTTAGCAACAAAAAACTAAAGTATCTGGGGATGTAGCTCAGATGGTAGAGCGCTCGCTTAGATACCCCGCATCtccattctttttctttgttttaaagtaaatttaGCCTGTTTcaattgagttttcttatgtaTTCAAAAGCTAAATTAATTTTAAGCATTTTGATAGTGttcatgtaaaataaaataatattttaatgaaaaaaattaagaaagaaataaaaataagccCATTCATACATGCTTATAGTGTATTATTTATGATTATTGTTAGAAAACGTTTTGATCCTTTAGAGTGTGATtcgaatttcaaaatatattttctaattttttttataggaaaACAAACTCCTCAAAGGTGAGGAAAATGATTTGTTTAATGAAAATAGAGAATCAAATTATGCGAGtagaaattttatattgatcGAGTCTTCCCAACCCCTTTCAGTTAACTTCCATACTTCATCTTCACTATCCCATTCCATATAGCTCTATTCCAACTATCTTATAATATTTCTTTACTATATGTCCagattatacataaattaaaatgatttttaatacatttgataaatctttaatttaaaattataagattcaaagttttctttgtattaatttCAGGTGATCGACTGTATTAAATCTAAATAAGTCGAACGAATTAAAATGGAAGGAATAGTAATTGCTTCCAAGAAACAacttattcttaataatatttaattatttatattcatttaaacTCTTGggtgttttattaaaaaatccGCCTTTTATCTCATAATAACAATTATCGTGTTTAATTTTTTGAGTGTCAAACTAATTATTGTCTATTTGTCTAGTTTAATAGTCTTGTTATGCTCGATTCGATAATGAACGTCTTTTTAGGTCCAATAATTTTTGTTGTGGTAATTTTGTTTATCTTCAAATAATCttgctaattttatttttgtgccCTTTTCATTTTTGTCTAGTTATTTTTTGGGCAACTTTTACAtgtagcaaataaaaaattcatatttgtatgctatagcaaaatttgaataattgcctccatagcaaacatagaaactgtatgaTTCGCTATACATacacagttgaagcaaattgtataaaacgaagtgtttaaaacaagaaagtgaaagacatttgggcagagaactgtataaaaacgaagtgtataaaacgaattgtattatcaTAAGTGTATAGagcgattatatacaatttgaatttgtataaaatgagaaagagagaaagataaaagagacaaggaatatacaattgaatcgaattgtataaaacgaaaaagagagaaattagactTTAAAactgtataaaacgagaaagagagaaaggcaaaagaaactgggcaggggagtatttttattgtataattataagtgtataggacgaaaatatatgtacttgcatgtgtatatacaattttctcacgctttatacaaacagaaacgcaatttatacatttcgcttctgtttgtataagtgagaaaggcgagggtggcgagcaaaatttgggagagtggcgagcgagatctggaagaggggagagaggggaacaaaaatatatgtatttatacaattttctctgctttatacaattagaaacaatttttatacacttgtgtttgtataaaaagtgaggaagcgagcgagagattgaaggagagtggcgagcgagatatttgggagagaggcgcctgacaaatttttgcaaacgtttgctatggagcacaattaaatcaaaccctagctactccatttattttaggttattagtttgctattatatacaattttcccttattttttagGGCAAAAGGCAgaattcacatatttttaaggcaaaattACCATTTGTCCCTTATAAGTTTATGATTATAGAAATTCTTCAAACTGATACAATAATAcaagcgctgatacattaatttgatgtctGAGATACAATAATGTTAaataagatacattacattttatatatgatacactaatctgatgtacATTTtgtacatgatacactaatttgatgcACGAGACACATTAATCCGATgcacgagatacattaatttgatgcgttgatacattaatctaatgCGTGAAAATGAGGAATTTTGGGAAATTGTAAAACTAATAGAGTataatggtaataagagaaCTTTAAGGTGAGATTTCtgtcatttttcttattttttattgggaaaattatgttgttaagcaaacttatactacttaattactcatcatagctatattttgctataattatcacttgctactaacattatacattaactATGtaggctgacttcgagtttgtataattagtcacgtttgtatatgtataattcacagaatatacaaattacatatgtataatatacaataatcGAATTGATatgcatatacaattcacctctctcccactctctaccctctctcgctcgcctctctcctcactctctcaatctcgctcgcctctctcctccctctcccaatctctcttgcctCTCTCTCCTTCTCCCAATCtagcttgccatatatacaaatttatatgtatatatataattatctaactgatacatatatacaattcacaACTCTCTCACTTTCTGCTctctctcgctcacctctctcatCTTTcttccaatctcgctcgcctctctcctccctctcccaatctcgcttgccatatatacaaatgcatattataatatacaattatctaactgatatgcatatataattcacctcctCCTAGTCTCGCTCGACTCTCTcgtccctctcccaatctcgctcgcctctctcctccctttccCAGTCTCgtttgccatatatacaaatgcatatgtataatatacaattatctaaccgatatacatacaCAATTCACCTCCCTCACACTCTTTGCCCTCTCTCTTGTTGCTCTCcactctctctcaatctcgcttgcttctctcctccctctcccaatctcgcttgccatatatacaaatgcatatgtataatatacaattatctaaatGATACACATATACAATTTGCCTCGCTTGCTTCTctccagtctcgctcgcctctctcctccctctctcaatctcgcttgcctctctcctccctttttgagtctcgcttgccatatgtacaaatgtatatgtataatatataattatatatctaactgatatacatatacaattcacctctcttccACTCTTTGTCCTCTCTCTCGCCGCTCTCTTCTCTCCCAGGCTCGCTTGCTcctctcctccctataacatgtagctacgaattgtaattatcaaactataactatggagagtaattaaactattttttgagtggctatatgtgaaagttctttttttttcactcGTGGAGGCACACATGTTGCTTTGCTTAGTAACATTATGCGTCGGTTTGGACCTTGTCAATGAATCAACATATCTAACCCCATGGGGAACCCGCAATTACAGACGAATAAATTAAGTCAGATATCTAGTGAACATATGAATTTGTAATAAGTATGAGTTTATAGATATACTAGTAAAATAATGAGGTACTGAATTTAGCCATCAACAAGACAGATAGTAAATCTTTATCCTTCTATACATGATCACCTTCTTAAAAGGTTGTAACAAAGGAGATTTAAGTTTGCTTCTTCTCCCTAAAAGTTTAAAACTTAATTAGGTCAATATAGTAATAATTCCTTAGTTGAAGTTGGCACATGTAAGTCATGACATCAAAGGTTAGTCACATCCTATAAAGCATTTGATTAGTGGGGGCATAGCAAATAAGAAAGCTCAAAGCCAACTGTAAGATCTGAAACATTAATTAGGATAGATAACCGTTTTATCATAAAAGTTAGTAAGCTGTCGAAAATTGATACCACCTACCTATCGagaaataaacaattaaaacatTATACAATTCGTAAAGTATCTTCATCCActtttaattacattaattcaatattttaagtaaaaaaaaaaaatatccaaaaactATACAatagtactataaattacaatttttttcatatcaataGGATAAAGAATGCACcataaaatttagtcaaaatttttataatttaatttttttaaaaaaattattttaattaaaagtggATCGAAAAAGTAATCGTTTTGATATTATAAAGTTACGAAAATTAAATTCGTAAGATTTGGCCGACAGTGTGGGCAAGGGCCAAGGACTAAGGAGACCACCTTTTCTACTGACATCTTATTtgtacatatatatgatatgaaatgttttatatcaattattactttatgatatgaaatgttttatatcaattattaCTTTATGATATGtctgtatttttatataatataatataaatggtTGTATAGTATAATTATAGATTGTGatatttaagtttttctttttatgtaatttattttcttagatagattatttgtatatgtatacaaatAGCTTTTATTCTGGTCTTGAAATGATATCACAAAGAAATTTAATcattatgttttattattttacatgatattagaatcgatttatttttatttgaattctcGGATTATATTCCaattatgcatgaatgaatgtGAAGAGGTATTCGAATCCCATAACGATGATAAATTATCTAATTATATATgactttaatttaaataatccTCACGTCATAAGTTTGCGTTTATTATTTGGTCTGCATGTGGGCAAGGGGACAACTATCTTTTCCACTGACATCTTCGTGTAGATGAAATAGTATtcaatatatcaattattagaatatgatatttttgtatttttattatacatgttttattcaagtgcaaaattgtattttattttagtacTCCTAGCTATAAAGAGGGAAAAAAGAGTAATTTcctttgattataattttatgaaatattttgagaaaaaatatttcctaatgtataaaaaaaactacCAATAATCCAAATCTCTTATTTAAACCTGTTTGGTCACGagaattttttactttatttaaaaatcagaATTTGACTAGAATATTTTCAAACACAACTTCAATACcctaaatatatttaatcttttacttttataatttttttcttttctaacaCCATTATCTTTTTAAcagaaaaatacatttaaattttaaatatttattacaaaaaatataatcaaatacaaattttaactttaaaaaaatccgaatttcttttttgtttacaTGGAAAAGCCCACTACTTGCTGACGGAGTGAAGAAGAACATTTTTTTAACACCAGAAATTTGATTGGTTTAGTGGATTTGTAGACTAAGGGCCATTTGGATGGGCTttataaaagcagctttaaaaaagtacttttgaaagtgctgaaacttatttttaaaataagcagttatgtgtttggataa
Proteins encoded:
- the LOC114074350 gene encoding putative F-box protein At3g52320, giving the protein MKISKRKKRKEDDEQHMMNCNIPNEMVIEILGRVACQDLVQNLKLVCKKWYSIIYNGSFAYSHFEHNNNNNKKSSSFSQLKALAISTSNGKSVTVSSLEWHDNFLEKPFENLMMNDCNDLFTVEYTSESRIEQMSFHKANCVNGFVCFWSTRHARFHICNSMTMEYVTTPPNPYWSSIRGDHITAGLGFCPITYQYKLVIFQSHYDFDAPKSSEMVKGSISTINGNDHSWRPLKWIDDSLEPGPRSPACVNGALYWTTNTTCADYSRGIYDTTILVAFDIAKEESYVIEVPIESESHHVSIEEKGGKICLMTNELCHDSRCILFKGYIAHNINDLENLNSWKLEFNVTIYDIYGEFGDQHMSFTNEILMVDTYESMSFFDVATGRILDEFQTSTSTRSILIPYVPSLISLHHRPIREKKYLDAVCGL